In Myotis daubentonii chromosome 10, mMyoDau2.1, whole genome shotgun sequence, one genomic interval encodes:
- the GSTK1 gene encoding glutathione S-transferase kappa 1 — translation MGPLPRTVELFYDVLSPYSWLGFEILCRYKNIWNVHLKLRPTFIAGVMKNSGNKPPALLPLKAKYMTNDIKLLGQHFQVPIQMPKDFFSVILEKGSLSAMRFLTAVNLEHPEMLEKVSRELWMRVWSRDEDITEPQSILAAAEKAGMSTEGARALLEKISTSQVKNQLKETTEAACRYGAFGLPFTVAHLDGQTHMLFGSDRMELLAHLLGEKWMGPVPPAVSARL, via the exons ATGGGGCCCCTGCCGCGGACGGTGGAGCTGTTCTACGATGTGCTGTCCCCCTACTCCTGGCTGGGCTTCGAG ATCCTGTGCCGATATAAGAACATCTGGAACGTCCACCTAAAGTTGCGCCCGACCTTCATTGCAGGGGTCATGAAAAACAGTG GGAACAAGCCGCCAGCTCTGCTTCCTCTGAAGGCCAAATACATGACAAATGACATAAAGCTCCTCGGACAGCACTTCCAGGTTCCCATCCAGATGCCCAAGGACTTCTTCTCTGTGATCCTTGAAAAAG GAAGTTTGTCGGCCATGCGCTTCCTCACCGCTGTGAACTTGGAGCACCCTGAGATGCTGGAGAAAGTGTCCAGGGAACTGTGGATGCGGGTCTGGTCACGG GATGAAGACATCACGGAGCCCCAGAGCATCCTGGCA GCTGCAGAGAAGGCAGGCATGTCGACAGAAGGAGCCCGGGCACTTCTGGAAAAGATCTCAACATCACAGGTGAAGAACCAGCTCAAGGAGACCACCGAGGCAGCCTGCAGATACGGG GCCTTTGGGCTGCCTTTCACTGTGGCCCACCTGGACGGCCAAACCCACATGCTGTTTGGCTCTGACCGGATGGAGTTGCTGGCCCACCTGCTGG GAGAGAAGTGGATGGGCCCTGTGCCTCCAGCCGTGAGTGCCAGACTATAA
- the LOC132211467 gene encoding olfactory receptor 2A7-like, translating into MGENQTLVTEFLLLGFTLSPRTQMLLFVLFSLFYTFTLLGNGIILGLIWLDSQLHTPMYSFLSHLAIVDMSYACNTVPQMLVNLLSPAKPISFAGCMTQTFLFLTFAHTECLLLVAMSYDRYVAICHPLRYSVLVSWRVCTTLAVTSWTLGALLALVHIVLLLPLPFCGPQKVNHFFCEILAVLKLACADTHMNEIMVLAGAVSVLVGPVSSIVISYIQILRAILKIQSGEGRRKAFSTCSSHLCVVGLFYGTAIIMYVGSPHGDPMEQKKYLLLFHSLFNPMLNPLIYSLRNRDVKAALKRVLEKERTS; encoded by the coding sequence ATGGGGGAAAACCAGACTTTGGTCACAGAGTTCCTCCTGCTGGGATTTACCCTCAGCCCAAGGACTCAGATGCTCCTCTTTGTGCTCTTCTCCCTGTTCTACACCTTCACCCTGCTGGGCAATGGAATCATCCTGGGCCTCATCTGGCTGGACTCCCAACTGCACACCCCCATGTACTCCTTCCTCTCACACCTGGCCATTGTTGACATGTCCTATGCCTGCAACACGGTGCCCCAGATGCTGGTAAACCTCCTGAGTCCAGCCAAGCCCATCTCCTTTGCTGGCTGCATGACGCAGACCTTCCTCTTCTTGACCTTTGCTCATACCGAATGTCTTCTCCTGGTGGCAATGTCCTATGATCggtatgtggccatctgccaccccctccGATATTCTGTCCTCGTGAGCTGGAGAGTCTGCACCACCCTGGCAGTGACTTCCTGGACTTTAGGGGCCCTCCTGGCCCTAGTACATATAGTGCTACTCTTACCATTGCCCTTCTGTGGCCCCCAGAAAGTGAATCACTTTTTCTGTGAAATTCTAGCGGTTCTCAAACTTGCCTGTGCAGACACCCACATGAATGAGATTATGGTTTTGGCTGGGGCAGTGTCTGTGTTGGTGGGACCAGTCTCCTCCATTGTGATATCCTACATTCAGATTCTACGCGCCATCCTGAAGATCCAGTCAGGGGAGGGGCGCCGGAAAGCCTTCTCCACCTGCTCCTCCCACCTGTGCGTGGTTGGACTCTTTTATGGCACAGCCATTATCATGTATGTCGGGTCCCCACATGGGGACCCTATGGAGCAAAAGAAATATCTCCTCCTCTTTCACAGCCTTTTCAATCCCATGCTTAATCCCCTGATCTACAGTCTGAGGAACAGAGATGTCAAAGCTGCTCTGAAGAGGGTGCTTGAAAAGGAGAGAACTTCATGA